The following are encoded in a window of Falco biarmicus isolate bFalBia1 chromosome 8, bFalBia1.pri, whole genome shotgun sequence genomic DNA:
- the GBX2 gene encoding LOW QUALITY PROTEIN: homeobox protein GBX-2 (The sequence of the model RefSeq protein was modified relative to this genomic sequence to represent the inferred CDS: inserted 1 base in 1 codon; deleted 9 bases in 8 codons) → MCAAAAAGRGPRSAPALPHAWALRGSEEEEEEEEEEEEEEEEEGGRSRRRSGMSAAFQPSLMMMQRPLGSSTAFSIDSLIGSPPPPAPGHFVYTGYPMFMPTDPWCYRRPPPPPPALPQGALQPALPPAHPHHHQLPSLPTGFCSSLAQGMALTSTLMATLPGTFPASPQHQEAARKFAPPGNFDKAEGIPPDGGGDDGKAFLGRGWSLLPFPAADAVQASLAGALRGQGKEDPKAEEDAKGKEESFSMDSDLDYSSDDNIPGQAAHKEEDSGNALEENPQNPPSSTNTTSTGKNRRRRTAFTSEQLLELXKEFHCKKYLSLTERSQIAHALKLSEVQVKIWFQNRRAKWKRVKAGNANSKTGEPSRNPKIVVPIPVHVSRFAIRSQHQQLEQARP, encoded by the exons AtgtgcgcggcggcggcggcgggccgcggcccccgctccgccccggcTCTGCCCCACGCGTGGGCGCTGCGCGgctctgaggaggaggaggaagaggaggaggaggaggaggaggaggaggaggaggaaggtggtcgctcccgccgccgctccggcATGAGCGCGGCTTTCCAGCCCTCGCTGATGATGATGCAGCGCCCGCTGGGAAGCAGCACGGCCTTCAGCATCGACTCGCTCATCggcagc cccccgccgcccgcccccggccacTTCGTCTACACCGGCTACCCCATGTTCATGCCTACCGACCCGTGGTGCtaccgccgcccccccccgccgcccccggcgcTACCGCAGGGCGCCCTGCAACCGGCGCTGCCCCCCGCGcacccccac caccaccagctccccagcctgcccacgggtttctgctccagcctggctcaG GGCATGGCCCTCACCTCCACCCTCATGGCCACGCtgcccggcaccttccccgcc tccccccagcaccaggaggCCGCCAGGAAGTTCGCACCCCCGGGTAACTTCGATAAAGCCGAGGGGATACCCCCGGACGGCGGCGGCGACGATGGCAAAGCCTTTCTGGGGAGAGGatggagc ctcctgcccttccccgcCGCCGACGCCGTCCAGGCCTCCCTCG CCGGGGCTCTCCGGGGCCAGGGGAAGGAGGACCCCAAAGCAGAAGAGGACGCGAAAGGCAAGGAGGAAAGTTTCTCCATGGACAGCGATCTAGACTATAGCTCGGACGACAATATCCCCGGCCAGGCGGCTCACAAGGAAGAGGACTCTGGCAACGCGCTGGaggaaaacccccaaaacccccccAGTTCCACCAACACCACATCCACG GGCAAAAACCGGCGGAGGCGAACAGCCTTCACCAGcgagcagctgctggagc gaaagGAGTTTCACTGCAAAAAGTACCTGTCCCTGACGGAGAGGTCC CAGATCGCTCACGCCCTCAAACTCAGTGAAGTGCAGGTGAAAATCTGGTTCCAGAACAGACGGGCTAAATGGAAACGGGTCAAGGCGGGCAATGCCAACTCCAAGACAGGGGAGCCCTCCCGAAACCCTAAGATCGTG GTACCCATCCCGGTGCACGTCAGCAGGTTCGCGATCAGGAGTCAGCatcagcagctggagcaagcCCGACCCTGA